Part of the Paludisphaera borealis genome, TGCATGAACCCGCCCTCGACGACTCCGCCCGCCCCAGCGGCCGCGGCGGGATCGGGGGCGGCGGCCGGCGCGGGGGCGTTCCCGGGAGCGGCCTGGATTCGCTCGACCTCGTCGTCGCGCTTCGGGGCGGCTCCGACCGGGCGTGCGAGGCGTTCCGGGAGCTTGCCTGGTTCCACCACGGGGAGCCGCTCGGGCTCTGCGAGATCATCGGTCGTCGCCGGGAAGGACGCGGCGTCGACCTCGGCCGGAGCGGGCGAGGGGGTTTGTCCCAGGACGCGTTCCGGCCCCAAAATGATCAGAAGCGACGCACCGAGCAGGAAGAAGTATCGCCGGCCCATGGAATCGGTCCCCTCCTTGGGAACGGCCCCGATCGACGCCGGGCGCGTCGTCTCGGGTGCGATCGCGGGATCTGCGTCAGGACAGGGTGCGGATTTGGATCGACCCGACCCGGCGAGCGCGCATCCCAAAGGGGGGCGCAGGCCGGTCGTCGGCAAGATGGCTGTCGCAGTTTAATAGCAAAAGCCCCCCAGGCGAGGAAGGTCAATCCGGGGGAATTGAAGGGAACCGCGAGGCTCCCAATCCCTCACCCTTCGCACGACCGACGGCGCGAACGCGACACCGCCGCGAACGCGATTCCCGCGGCGCCGAGCACCAGCAGCGAACTGGGTTCGGGCACGGGCGTCGAACCGGGGTCGGGCACGGCCTTCGCACTAGTGGCCCACCTCACCGAGTTGCCGACGAGGCGATCATAATTCGGGTCGGCCAGGAGGGCGCTGTCGGAGAACATGGACAGGCTGAGTACTCGGCCGCTTCCGAAATTCCATCCCACGACCCCGGCCATGACGCCGTATCCGCCGAACGTCGCCGTCCACTGGTTCGTGTCGAAGAACGCGGTGGCTCCCCACTTGGGTGTGTAGCCTATCTCGGTGTTGTACCCCTGGGGATGGAGAACGAGCTGGCTCGGCAGTTGGTCGTTCATGATCGGATCGTTCGTGATCTGGCCCAGGATCACGGGCGAATTGGCCGTGTTGTGAAACAGCCCTGTGAACGGAAGCGCCTGCGCCAGCTTCTGAAGCATGTGCACGCCGCCCGGGCCTTGGATCATGTCGCCGACGGCCTCGCTGGTCACTAACCCTCCTCCGTTTTTCACATAGTCAACCAGGGCTTGCTGACCGGAATCGGGCATGTCGACTCCGTTATAGTATGAGCCGTTGGGGAGGAGAAACACGGCGTTGTAGGCCGAAAGACCGCTCCCGGTGAACGCCGTATAGGCCGGTGCGGTCGTCACCGTGTTGCCCTGAGCTTCGAGCACCGACGCCATCATCGACGTGTTGGACGCGTCGTCGCCGCCGATCAGCAGGATCTTTGAGCCGAAGGCGTTCGATGCGGTCAAGAAGAGGATCGTAAGCGCGAGAGAACGAGTGGTGAAACCTGGCATCCGTGCCGTCTCCGAGGAAGGTGTTTGAGTCAGATCTCGATGCATGGCGTATCCTCAGCCATGCACGTAGTGTTAATGACTGTTAATGCTTTAGTCAAGTAAATGTTCCGGGGTCTTTCAACGTCGGAAGCGGGAAGCGGGCGGGGGCGTCGCGGTCGATGGGAGTCGACAGGTTCGAGGCTCAAATCCTGACGACCACTTCCAGCCGGCTCGCGGTGACGTCGGGGGGCTCGTCGGCCGCGACGGGGAGCGATCGGACTTCGACCAGGCCGCGGAACCAGGTCGCCTGATGCTTGGCGAACTGGCGGGTGCGGGTCTGGATCAGGTCGATGGTTTGATCGAGGTCGAGTTCGCCGGCCAGGTGGGCGACGACCTGGCGATAGCCGACCCCCTGCTCCGCCACGCCGCTGAGCGGGCGCGGGGCGGTCTTGAGGCGTCGGACCTCGTCGACCAGGCCGGCCTCGAACATCCGGACCACCCGTTTGTTGATCCGGTCGTACAGGACGGGTCGGGGAGGTTCGAGGGCGAAGACCTGCGTTGACGCCGGCGCGGGCTGGGCGTGCTCGCGCTGAAGCTCGCTGAACACCCGGCCGGTGGTCTCGATCACCTCCAGGGCCCGGACGACGCGCCGCCGATCGTTGGGGTGCAGCCGCGCGCCCGTCGCCGGATCGAGGGCCGTCAGTCGCGCGTGCATCACCGGATCGCCCAGCGTTTCGGCCTCGGCCTCAAGGCGGTCGCGGACTTCGGGGACCGTGCCGGGGCCGTCGAAGAGGCCGCGCAACAGGGCCTTGAGATACAGCGCGGTGCCGCCGACGAAGAGGGCGCGTTTGCCGCGCGACTCGATGTCTAGGACGGCGTCGATCGCCCAGCCGCGGTACTCGGCGACGCTCGCCGACTCCCAGGGATCGAGGACGTCGATCAGGTGGTGCGGCACCCCGCCGCGCTCGGCCGTCGTCGGCTTGGCGGTGCCGACGTCCATGCCTCGGTAAAGGGTCATCGAGTCAAGCGCGATGATCTCGGCGTCGAGAATGCGGGCCAGGTGGACGCCGACGGCCGACTTGCCCGAGGCCGTCGGGCCGGTCAGATAGATCGCGCGATGCAGGGGATTCTCGGACACGGAAGTCTCGCGGTCGAATCGGGGGTGATTTGAGTTGATGCGGGGGCGCAAACCATGATGACGCCGTGGAGGCGTCCGAATACAAGCTCGAAGCGCCAGCGAGTGGATGGATTCGAACGGCCGACTGGAAATCCACTCGCTGGCGCTTCGAGCTTGTATTTCGAGGGCCGCCGGTCAACCCGCCGCCGGTCCCTTGCCATCCTACCACGGATGTGGTCGACTGAACTTGGCGGGGTGTTCGGCCTCGATCCAGTCAACGCAGACTCCACGCGTCTTCAACGGCCGGGGTATCCCTCCCGGCGCGTGGGGCCAGGCCAGGCGCCTCGGTCCTGTGAGGTACGCTGAGCAATGTCAACCACCTCTTCCGTGGCTGAACCGGCCCCGGCGCGCGCGGCGGCGCCCAAGGTCGCGCCTGTGGTCAATGATCTAGCGATCCGTGTGGGGACCGTCAACGGATCGGGGAGCCAGTCGGCCAACCTCGTCTTGTTGCGGTCGCTCTATGCAATGGGCATTCCGTGCAGCGGCAAGAACATCTTCCCCTCGAACATCGAGGGCCTGCCGACATGGTTCCACATCCGGGCGAGCGCCCGCGGCTACGGCGCGCACCGCGCCGACCCCGACATCCTGGTCTGCATGAACGAGGTCACGGCCCAGGACGACGTGTCGGAGCTGAAGCCCGGCGCGATCTGCCTGTACCGTGAAGACTTCTCGGTGGACCTCCCGAGCCTCCGCGACGACGTGACGTTCCTCGCCGCGCCCTTCTACAAGCTGGTGGAGCAAGCGTATCCGCCGGACAAGACCGACAAGGGGTATCGCGACAAGCTCCGCAAGGTCGTGAACATGGTGTACGTCGGCGTCCTCGCGTCGATCTGCCGGATCGACATGGAGGCCGTCGAACAGGGCGTGCGCCGGGAGTTTCCGGGGCGGAAGGCGAAGGCCGCCGAGATCAACATCGCGGCGGTGCACACCGGGTACGAGTGGGCCCAGGCGAACCTGCCTACCAACCTGCCGTATCGGGTCGAACGAATGGAGTCGACCCAGGACAAGATCCTGATCGAAGGGAACAAGGCCGCTGCGCTCGGCGTCTTGTTCGGCGGGACGAGCGTGCTCACGTGGTATCCGATCACGCCGTCGAGCAGCCTGGCCGAGTACGCCGAGGGCTTCCTCAAGCAGCACCGAACCGACGCCGAGGGCCGCAAGAGCTTCGCCGTCATCCAGGCCGAGGACGAGCTGGCGGCGATCGGCATGGCCATCGGCGCGGGCTGGGCGGGCGCCCGGGCGCTGACGGCGACGTCGGGGCCGGGCATTTCGCTCATGACCGAGTTCGTCGGCATGGGTTACTTCGCCGAGATCCCCGTCGTGATCATCGACGTCCAGCGGATGGGGCCGAGCACCGGCCTGCCGACGCGCACCAGCCAGGGCGACGTGCTCAAGATGCACCTGCTGGGCCACGGCGACTGCCGGCACATCGTCCTCTTGCCCGGCTCGGTCGAGGAGTGCTACGAGCTGGTCATCGAGGCGCTCGACCTGGCGCAGCAGTTCCAGACCCCCGTCTTCGTGGCCACCGACCTCGACCTGGGCATGAACCTCTGGCTCTCCGAACCGTTCCGCTATCCCGACAAGCCGCTCCAGCGCGGCAAGCTCTTGAACGCGGCCGACCTCGAACGCATCGGCGAGTTCGCAAGGTACAAGGACGTCGACGGCGACGGCGTCTGCTACCGGACGATCCCCGGGACCGAGAACCCGATGGCCGCCTACTTCACCCGCGGCACCGGCCATAACGAGAAATCGGGCTACAGCGAACGTCCCGAAGACTGGAAGAAGAACCTCGATCGCCTGGCGCTGAAGCTCGAAACCGCCCGCAAGGCGCTCCCCGCGCCGATCATCGAGGGCGACCCGAGCGCCCAGGTCGGCTTGCTCGCCTACGGCGGGTCGCACGTCGCCATGGCCGAGGCCCGCGATCAGCTTCAGGAGCAAGGGGTGCGCACCGGCTACTGCCGCATCCGCGCGTTGCCCGTCTCCGACGAGGTGACGCACTTCATCGAGCGTCATCAGCGGGTCTACGTGATCGAGCAGAACCGCGACGCGCAGGTCACATCGCTCTTGAAGACGACGCTTCGCGGCACGATCGCCGACCGCCTTGTTCCGGTCACGCACTACAGCGGCACGCCGATCTCGGCCGAGAACATCGTCCGCCCGATCCTGGGATGGGAGAAGAATCCCAGCGGTCCCGGCTGGCCGACCGGCGACGTCGAGCGCGACAACCCGCACGCGTCCCACGTCGAGCAACCCTCGCCCGAGTGACATCGGCCCGTCGTCGGATTATTCTCTTCCCGCGCACATTCCTCATTTCGAGGCGATCGAATCATGGCTAGCGAGGCGACCATCACCGTCGAGTCGAACGGCCGCAGCTTTGCGTTGCCGACCGTGGCCTTTCAGGGGCTGCCGTCGACGCTCTGCAAAGGGTGCGGCCACAACAGCATCACCAGCTACCTGATCGAGGCGTGCAAATCGATCGGGCTCAACCCGTACCAGACCGTCAAGCTCAGCGGCATCGGCTGTTCGAGCAAGACGCCGGCCTACTTCCTTCAGGCCAGCCACGGCTTCAACGCGCTCCACGGCCGGATGCCGTCGGTGGCCACCGGCGCGCTCATGGCCAACGCCAAGCTCGTCTGCATCGGCATCAGCGGCGACGGCGACACGGCGAACATCGGGCTCGGCCAGTTCAAGCACGCCTGCCGTCGCAACGTGCCGATGGTCTACATCGTCGAGGACAACGGCTGCTACGGCCTGACCAAGGGCCAGTTCTCGGCCACCGCCGACCTCAAGGCCCACCTCCGCCGCCCCACCGGCGAGGAGAATACGATCGCCCCGTTCGACCTCTGCGTCGAGGCGATCGTCGGCGGGGCGAGTTTCGTCGCGCGGTCGTTCGCCGGCGACAAGAAACAGCTCGTCCCGTTGCTCAAGGCCGCGATCCGGCACAGCGGGACGGCCGTCATCGACATCATCAGCCCGTGCGTCACGTTCAACGATTTCGCCGGCTCGACCAAGAGCTGGGAATGGGCCAAGGACCACGAGGAGCCGCTCCAGGACGTCGGTTTCGTCCCCCGCCTGGCCGAGATCGAGGTCGAACAGAAGGTCGGCGAGCCGGTCCGCGTCCAGCTCCACGACGGCTCTTGGATCGTCCTCCGCGCCCTGAACCACGAGGAGCACGACGTGAAGAGCCGCGCCTCGGCCCTCAACCTGCTGGAAGAGAGCCTGCGGAAGCACGAGTTCCTCACCGGCCTGCTCTACGTCGACACCACCCGCGACGACTTCGCCACCGCCCTGAACACCGTCGCAACCCCCCTGGCCCTCCTCTCCGACGAAGCCCTCCGACCCAGCCCCGAAACGCTGGCGAAGATCATGGAGACGATCTGAGTCGGAGCTTGAACTCAACCGCGCCGACCGACAGTCCGAGATTGGAATCGGCCTGTCGGTCGGTGGCGATCGGGGGCGACTGGATTTTGAAGCGCGAACCCAAAGGAGCACCGATGCCTTCGGACGACCCCGCCTCTGGCGAACCCCGAAATCAAGAAGACGTCATGCGACGATCTGAGGCCCTCAAAGGGTTCTACGGGTTGCTGGAATCGGTTCGAGAACGTCCCGGGATATACCTGGGACATAAATCGCTGCAACGCTTCGACTCGTGGCTCCATGGGTATCGGCACGCAAGGTGGGGGCTCGGGATTGCACAAACCTCGGAAGAGCAAGAGTTCGATGAATTCGACGCTTTCGTGCAGCGGAAATACGACTGGCGGGACGTGGGAGGTTGGGCCGCGAAGATCGCGTATTACCATTGTGACGACGCAGATGCCTTCGATGAATTCTTCAAACTCCTGGACGAGTTTCGAGAAGAGAACCGTCCACGGTCGAGGTGAGAAGGCGGCCGGGACGGCAATCGTGTTCGGCACGATTTTAGCCCATGGAAGGTCGATGCCGATCGGGTGGGGTGAGGTGGCCAGCGTGGTTATGGCCAGGGTTGCGACCCCGACGTGGGAGCGGTTCGGCCTTCTCCGTGGAGTGCGGGAGCTTGCTCCCGCATGGGCCGCGTGTCAGGCGCGGCGGCAAGCCGCCGCACTCCACATCAGCATCCGCGAGGGACCGGATCACTTCCAACTCTCGCCTCAAATCTCGCGCCAAACACGATTGGCCGGGCCGGCCGTTTGAGGGGGATTTCCAGGGCCGAGGCGATCGAAGCCCTCCCCTCATCCGCCCCTGCGGGGAGAAGCGAATTCGGCCTCGGCTCGCGCTTGAGGAGGTGATGCGATCATGGCGAACGATTCCAGGCCTCGGCGTAAGGCGTTCGGACCGCTGTTCTACTCGACGGCGCTCGTCGCGGTGATCTTGCTGTCGATTTACGGGGCCGTGCAGATACGGGAATGGGTCGGCGACTGGATAGGTGTGCGGTTGGAGGCGCAGGAGATTCAGAGCCTGCTCGTCTCGGCGGGCTCCACGCGCGGGGACGTCCGGGCGCGGGCCTATCGGTCGCTGGTCGAGCGTCGCGCGGACTGGCGGCTCCTCATTCCGGTGCTCCTCACTGGTTCGACCGACCAGGACGACGACGTTCGGATCGAGGCGGCCCGGGGCCTCAACCACGCGGTCAATGATCTGTTCCACCGGTCCGATTCCCTGCCGAAGGAACGCGAGGAATGCCTTCAGGCCCTACGGCGCATGCTCAAGGATTCGTCGATCATCGTTCGCAATGAAGCGTCGGACGGGCTCGCGGCGTTCGCCTCGGCGCTGGGGCTTGCGGCGTTCGACGGAAAGGACGCGATCGTCGCCGACCTCCGCGCGGCGCTCGCCGACGCCGATCACGACGTGCGAATCGTGGCGGCGAAGGCCCTGCTGACTATCGAGGGCGGCCGCGATCAAGCCGCCGTCGGAACGCTGCTCGCCCTCCTGGCCGATCCCGAGCCGGTCGCCAATCGTGCCGAGGTGCTCTCCGTCCTGGTGGGACATCGGCAGGGGGAGCACGCGTTGAATGCGCTCACAAGCCTCCTCGGCTCTGGAAATCCGTTCGTCCTGCCCGACGTGCTCTCGTGCATCGAGAGGCTCGGCCCTGAGGCCGCCGTCGCCGTTCCGAAGCTTGAATCGTTGCTGGACGATAAAGACCCCGGCGTGCGGGCCGGCGCCGGAATGGCGATCGTGGCGATCGAAGGGGAGTCGACTCCCCGGGTGGTCGCGCTTTCGGTCAAGGCCGTCGCCGATCAAGAATTGCCGATGCAATGGCGGATGACCGCCGTGGACACGGTCCTGGGCTCCAATCCGGCGGCCCTGTCGTCCGCCGCCGGAGTCCTGATGAAGCAGCTCTCTAACGAGAATCCCACTGTGCGGCAGAACGCCGTTGGTCTGCTCTCCTTGTTCATCGAACAGGTGCGCCCCGAGCCGCCGAAGCCGGACCCGGGACGATGACGAGCGAGGCGTGGCGGAGAGGTTGCCGTGCCGGCTTGTGGTGTTCGGGATGATCCGGTGGTCCGGTCTGGAGAGCAGCCGGGCCGGATGGTTCGGCCGTCTTGGTCGCCGAATGAAGGAGGGGCGACGACCACGGCGACGGCGATTGGAGGAAGGGGGCGTTCTCCCTGGCGGGGAGTTTTTAGTAGACTTCCGAAGTCAGGAAGACTTCGCGGGAGCTTCGCTTCTTGAGGCGGGGCGTCGGGGCGACGGACCGTTTGAGATCGTCGGCGAAATCCTGGGCGAGCTGCGCGGGGTCGAGGTCGGCGATCGATTCGACCACCTTGTCGGGGCGGTAGGCGTAGCTGGCGAAGGCTTCACGACTGGTGCCGCCGCTGAGGACCAGGACGGTCTTGAAGCCGAGCTGGACGCCGCCGAGGATGTCGGTCTCCATCGTATCGCCGATCACGACGGTCTGGTCGGTGGTCAGGCCGAGCGCCTTGCGGGCGCCTCGGAGCATCAGCGGGTTGGGTTTGCCGACGCTGAACGCCTTCACGCCGCTCGCCGATTCGAGCATGGCCGCCGTCGCGCCGCAGCCGGGCCGCAGGCCGGATTCGGTTGGGCAGTTGGGATCGGGATTCGTTGAGACGAGCTTGGCGCCCTTGAGGATCATCCCCAGCGCCGCCTCAACCATCTCGAAGCTGATCGTCCGCCCTTCGCCGACCACGACGTAATCGGGGTCTTTATCGACGACCGAATAGCCGTTTTCGTGCAAGGCCGTGAGCAGCCCTCCTTCGCCGATGACGAAGGCCGTGCCGCCGGGCTTCTGCCTGGCCAGGAACTGGGCCGTGGCCATCGCGCAGGTGTAAACGTGCTCCTCTTCGACCGGAATTCCCATCCGTTGAAGCCGCGTCGCCACGTCGCGACGGGTCCGCTGGCTGTTGTTGGTCAGGAACCGGAAGGGAATCTCGGCGTCGAGCAGCTTGCCTATGAAGCGGTCGGCCCCGGGGATCAAACGACCTCCCCGGTAAATGACGCCGTCCATATCAACGAGGTATCCCAGCCCGGTCGCAGGGTCGCGAGGGGCGCGGAAGGCTCGATTCATCGTGTCGCTGTCCGTCATAACAATCAGGTCTCCTCTGGAATCGAAATGGGGCCGGAGCGGATCCGGTCGTCTCCCTCGGTGGAAGTATAGACAGGCTTCCGGGAGTTGCTATTGGCAGTTGTCAGGATTCATGCAAAATACTTGTCATGACATTTGGGCCGGTTGTCAGGACGAAGACGATGCCTTCCGAGTCGAAACACCTGCGGATCTCACGCGAGCTGCTGGCCGAGATCGCGGCCGGGAAGTACGTCCCGACGGGTCGACTGCCGAGCGAGGCGCAGCTTGTGGAGCGGTTCGGCGTGTCGCGGCCGACGGTGGCGCGGGCGTTGCGTGACCTTCAGGATCAGGGGTTGGTCGAGCGCCGCGCGGGGGCGGGGAGCTTCGTCCGTGACGCCGTCGCTCCGGCGGTGGCCCATCGCCAGTTCGGGCTCTTGATCCCCGGCCTGGGAACGACCGAGATCTTCGAGGCCGTCGGCGGCGAGCTGGCCGGGCTGACGCGGGTTCATGGGTACGGGCTGCTCTGGGGGGGCGGCCACGTCATGCCGCAGGAGGACATGAGCGTCGAGGACGCCGAGGAACTCTGCGATCAGTTCATTCGCAGCCAGGTGGCCGGCGTCTTCTTCGCGCCGTTCGAGCACTCCGTCGGCTGCGACGAGGTCAATCGCGGACTGGCCGAGAAGCTCCACCGGGCGGGCGTGCCCGTGGTGTTGCTCGATCGCGACCTGGGCGCGTTCCCGACGCGGAGCGGGTTCGACCTCGTGGGGGTCGACAACTTCGCCGGGGGCTACCAGTTGGCCGACCACCTCTTGAAGCTGGGCTGCCGCCACCTGGCGTTCGTGACCCGTCCGTTCTCGGCGCCGACCGTGAAAGCCCGGATCGCCGGCGCGCGCGAGGCGATCCTCGCGCAGGGGCTCCCGGTCGCGCCGAACTTCGTCCGCGAGGGCGAGCCCGACGACCCGAAATACGCCGCCGGCCTGTTCGCCGGCGGCCCGGTCGACGCCGTCCTCTGCGCCAGCGACCACGTCGCGGCGCTCCTACTCCGCTCCCTTGAAAAGAGCGGCAAGCGAGTGCCCTGCGACGTCCGGCTGGTCGGCTTCGACGACGTCCGGTTCGCCACGCTGTTGTCGGTCCCGCTGACAACGATGCACCAACCCTGCCGCGACATCGCCGCCGTCGCCTTCCGCGCGATGCTCGCCCGCCTCGCCGACCCGTCCCTCCCTCCCCGGCGAATCGCCCTCTCCCCTCGCCTGGTCGTCCGCGAATCGTGCGGGGCCTACCTCCCGCGCGGTTGAGCCGCGGGGCGGTCGTCGAGGCCGAGGATGCATTCGACGATCGACTGGAGTTCGGTCGGAACTTTCACCTCGTCGGTGGTGCCGCAGTATTCGGCGGTCGGACCATGAAACCGGTGGAGGGTGACGCCGAAGGCCGATGCGCAGTCGGACGCCCGGCCGGTCAGGACCACCCGGCGGCGGGCGGCGTCCGACTCGACGACGCTCAGGCCATGACGGCGGGCGAACGCCCCGACCGCCTCCAGCTCGACCGGGTCGGCGCCATGCGCGTCGGCGACCGCCCCGCGCGCGAGGTACGTGCGCTCGGCGATCGGGGTCATCGCTTGGGCCTCGATCTCGGCCTCGGAAGGCGCTGGGCGCCGCGGACGGACGATCACGGTTACGGTCATCGGCTTATCAGGGTCAGCCGGGCCGATTGCGTGCGATTCGCTGGGCGTGGTCATGGTCGCCGCCCTGGGGACGTTCTGGGGAAGGAGGCCGGGCCGGGGGCGCGCCCACGGCCCGGAGCCGAGACGATGGGGAAATCTTACCCAACGGCGGCACCCGCGGCGGCCGCCTTCTTGGACGCGCCGTCGTGCGAGACCGTCGCCGCGCCGTTCGTGCCGCCCAGCAGCGAGAGGATCTTGGCACCGTCGGGCGAGCCCAGCCCGGTGCACGGATCCCAGCCCTTTCCCGCTTTGAAGGAGCCGTTGTTTCCCACCGTGACGTCGTGGAGCCCGCCCCCCGTGGCGATCTGGGAATAGAGCAGCGGGTTGAGGAATCCGACCGGTTTGCCCAGGCTCTGGTTGAGCAAGGCGATCAGCCCGGCCCAGAGCGGAGCGACGGCGCTGGTGCCGCCGATGACGGTGTTCAGGCCGTCGACCCGGACCTCGTAGCCCGACTCGGGGTCGGCGTTGCCCGCGACGTCGGGGACGCCCCGGCCGGCGAAATGGCCCGGGTTGACCGACTTCGGCACGTGGGCGTTCTTCTGGTAAGCCGGCTGCGGGAAGCTGTCGCTCACCCCGCCCCCGGTGGCGCTGTTCGGGCCGTCGTTCCAGACGACCTCCTCGGAGATCGACGCGAGGGTCCCCTCAAGCCGGGTTCCGCCGCAGGCCAGGGCGAACGGGCTGGACGCCGGGAAATCGACGTGGGAACGGCGGTCGGTCAACCCGTCGGCCGAGCCGTTGTCCCCCGAAGCGACCGTGACCGTCACGCCCATCAGCCCCGCGTCGCGGATCGCATTGGTCATGGCCGTCCGCTCACTCGCCCGCCAGGTGCTTTCCGGCCCTCCCCAACTGATCGAGATGACCGACGGCGCGTTCACCGTGTCGTGCGCCGCGTTGGTGATCGCCGTGACGAACCCCTGGGTCGTATTCGGCGCGAAGTAGACGACGATCTTCGATTGGGGCGCGACGGCTCCGGCCACCTCGATGTCGAGCATCACCTCGCCATCGGCGCTGTTCGGATCGTTGACGGGAGTGTTGGACGCGCCCAGGACCGAGACCGCCGAGACCGACGGCGTCGGCAGCCCGAGGCCTGTGAAGTAGGCGTTGAGGTCGGCCATCGTGAATCCGCCGCCCAGCTCGATGATCGCGATGCTCTGGCCCGATCCGTCCAGGCCGGTGGGGAAGTCGTAAAGCTGGGCGACCTGGAGTGGGGTGAGCGGCTGCGGCGCGTCGGCCGAGGCGAACATCCCAGCCAGCGGGTTCGCCCGCCGCCGCGCCTGGAAGTGGGGCTTGGCCGCGGGCCGGTTGCTCAGTCCGAGCACGGCCTCGACGATCGGCTCCAGGTCGGGCGGAACGTGGACCGACGAGGTATACGAGCGGAACGTCCCACCGGGATGCTCGAATCGCTCCAACGTCACGCCGAAAGCCGACTCGAAGTCGGAGACCTTGCCCGCGAGCACCACCCGCCGCTTCGCCGTGCAGCTCTCGACGACGTTCAGGTTGCAGGCCCTGGCGTAGTCCTCCACCTTCTTCAAGTCCGCCGGGTCAGCGCCATGAGCCGCCCCGAATTCCTCGCGGCTGACGTGCGACCGGTTCTTGACGGCTTGCATCGCGAGCGCGTGCAGACCGTCCGCCGAACCTTTGTCGTTCTTTGCGCGGACCTTGACCGTCACGGTGATGAGCTCGATCGCGTTCGCCCGGCCGACCGCCTTCGCCGTGAATTGCGCCGGAAGTTCACTTCCGACGACTGGGACGAGCTTTGGCTTCGAAGAGGCCATGATGAATCTCCTGAGAGATTGGACACGACGCACGTTTCGATCGGTTCCTCGAGGGCGTGAATCCACGCCTCCGAAAGCCAAGCATACGCTGAATCGACACGATTGCAATACGTAAATCGCCAAAGATATTCATGATTGTGCCGTCTGGGTGCGGCGGAGCTTCGTTTCACGCCCCCTGGGGCCAGCGGCGGGTTTGTTCGAGCGACTCGCCGGTTTCGAGGAGGCTCTTGAGGCTGGACAGGATCGCCGGCCATCCGGTCGACACCGCTTGGATGAGCTTGGAGCCGGGCGTCTCCATCTCGTGGATCAAGGTGAGCTTCACCGAGTCGCCGTGTTGTTCGAGTTCGTAGGTCAGGCGGGAATGGCCTTCCGAATGCAACTCGGGCTTGAACTCGTTGCGCCACGTCAGGACGAGCTTCCGGTGCGGCTCGATTTCGAGGATCTCGCCGCTGTCGCCGACGCGGCCGTCGGGGATCATGATCCGCCAGGACGCGCCGGGCTTCCACTCGGATTCCTGCCACGTCCCTCCCCAGTACTGACGCGTGAACTCCGGATCGAGCAGCGCCTGCCACAGTTTCTCCGGCGTCGTGCGAATGTACGTCACATAGACGAATCGAGAATCAGCCATCGGTCTCTCCTTCAAGCTTCTTCTTGAGTTCCGCGAGGGCGCGCAATCGCCCCCGATCGAATTTGCCGATCCAGCGCTCGGAGATCTCGTGGATCGGCGCGGGGTTGAGATAATGCAGCTTCTCGCGCCCCCGCCGGATCGGCACGACGAGCGACGCCTCCTCCAGAACCTTGAGGTG contains:
- a CDS encoding SRPBCC family protein, with translation MADSRFVYVTYIRTTPEKLWQALLDPEFTRQYWGGTWQESEWKPGASWRIMIPDGRVGDSGEILEIEPHRKLVLTWRNEFKPELHSEGHSRLTYELEQHGDSVKLTLIHEMETPGSKLIQAVSTGWPAILSSLKSLLETGESLEQTRRWPQGA
- a CDS encoding S53 family peptidase, whose translation is MASSKPKLVPVVGSELPAQFTAKAVGRANAIELITVTVKVRAKNDKGSADGLHALAMQAVKNRSHVSREEFGAAHGADPADLKKVEDYARACNLNVVESCTAKRRVVLAGKVSDFESAFGVTLERFEHPGGTFRSYTSSVHVPPDLEPIVEAVLGLSNRPAAKPHFQARRRANPLAGMFASADAPQPLTPLQVAQLYDFPTGLDGSGQSIAIIELGGGFTMADLNAYFTGLGLPTPSVSAVSVLGASNTPVNDPNSADGEVMLDIEVAGAVAPQSKIVVYFAPNTTQGFVTAITNAAHDTVNAPSVISISWGGPESTWRASERTAMTNAIRDAGLMGVTVTVASGDNGSADGLTDRRSHVDFPASSPFALACGGTRLEGTLASISEEVVWNDGPNSATGGGVSDSFPQPAYQKNAHVPKSVNPGHFAGRGVPDVAGNADPESGYEVRVDGLNTVIGGTSAVAPLWAGLIALLNQSLGKPVGFLNPLLYSQIATGGGLHDVTVGNNGSFKAGKGWDPCTGLGSPDGAKILSLLGGTNGAATVSHDGASKKAAAAGAAVG
- a CDS encoding protease pro-enzyme activation domain-containing protein; translated protein: MTTPSESHAIGPADPDKPMTVTVIVRPRRPAPSEAEIEAQAMTPIAERTYLARGAVADAHGADPVELEAVGAFARRHGLSVVESDAARRRVVLTGRASDCASAFGVTLHRFHGPTAEYCGTTDEVKVPTELQSIVECILGLDDRPAAQPRGR
- a CDS encoding GntR family transcriptional regulator produces the protein MPSESKHLRISRELLAEIAAGKYVPTGRLPSEAQLVERFGVSRPTVARALRDLQDQGLVERRAGAGSFVRDAVAPAVAHRQFGLLIPGLGTTEIFEAVGGELAGLTRVHGYGLLWGGGHVMPQEDMSVEDAEELCDQFIRSQVAGVFFAPFEHSVGCDEVNRGLAEKLHRAGVPVVLLDRDLGAFPTRSGFDLVGVDNFAGGYQLADHLLKLGCRHLAFVTRPFSAPTVKARIAGAREAILAQGLPVAPNFVREGEPDDPKYAAGLFAGGPVDAVLCASDHVAALLLRSLEKSGKRVPCDVRLVGFDDVRFATLLSVPLTTMHQPCRDIAAVAFRAMLARLADPSLPPRRIALSPRLVVRESCGAYLPRG
- a CDS encoding ArsR/SmtB family transcription factor, encoding MDADLDKVFKALADPGRRVLLDRLYADDGQTLGQLCERMDMTRQAVTKHLKVLEEASLVVPIRRGREKLHYLNPAPIHEISERWIGKFDRGRLRALAELKKKLEGETDG